The genomic window CATTCTGATGTTATACATGCGGGCCTTATTATATGCTGTTACAGGTAATTTGGCCCAGTTACACTTATCTACATTTCTTTTTACATAATTTCCATTATCTATGTTATAGTCAATTTTGTACAACCCTCATGTAGAAATATAATCTGCGAacgttttttataataatattttttttaaatatccaataTTAAAATAATCACAAGCAATAATTTTGTAAGTGGGCCTTATTTGCCCCTCTTACCTTATAGCCCATTTTCTAGACACTGCCCAAAGGCTGAAGCTTCTTAGTAAAAATATATGGTCTCACTCagtggacttgcattacacctttatcttcatttctcctccatacaatgttatggttgccactcaaatctcatagttgtcctatgcacgacgatgagaccgcgcttgaagcaccagcgagcgacgCAAATAtctcgcctcaccaacacagataaacTCCTCACCAGGATGGGTGGAAGCTGGTAGCTGAAACACTGGCGCCACCAGGACAAACACCAAGCTTCACCAGTTACCAATGGGTGGCCTTCCAGTTGAATACCTGGGAACATTTAAGAATATGGTTGACACTTTTGGCTGATTCATTGTGTGGCAGGCCGTTGTCAGTAGTCTTGTGGGTTTTGTCGGCGTTTTGGGCGCACGTTGAAGTTAGCTGCTTCACTATCAGTAACCTGAGAGTCTAACAATAGTTGGTTGACCAGGAACAAAGTGTGGTTAACGTGACTTGTTTTCTGTCCGCAGAGACACAACATGTACGCAATCCGCTACTTCATGTGCGAGGCGCTGTGCCTGGTGAACATCATCGGGCAGCTGTACTTCATGAACCACTTCTTCGACGGCGAGTTCTTCAGTTACGGCCTGCGCGTGATGGCCTTCTCGGAGCAGGCCCAGGAGGAGCGCGTCGACCCCATGGTGTACGTCTTCCCGCGCGTCACCAAGTGCACCTTCCACAAGTTCGGAGCCTCGGGCACCATCCAGAAGCACGACTCGCTCTGCGTGCTGCCGCTCAACATCGTCAACGAGAAGACGTACATCTTCATCTGGTTCTGGTTCATCATCCTGGCGGTGCTGCTGTCGGGGTTGGTGGTCTACCGGGCGATCATCCTGTGTCTGCCGGGGGTGCGCCCGAGGCTGCTGCACGCGAGGAACAGGATGGTACCTCGGGAGATAGCCGAGTCCTTGTCGCGCAAGACGGACATCGGCGACTGGTGGGTGCTGTACATGCTCGGCCGCAACCTGGACGCCATCATCTACCGCGAGCTCGTGTCCGAGCTGGCCAAGAAAATCGAGACTGCCGCCAGCAACAGCCCCTGAAGATTCTCGCGGGCGGTTCGTGGCACAACTGTAGCCCGTCGCGGTGAAACTGGACTTCTTCGGAGGCGCCCTTCTCCCTCACGCGTATAACAGCAAAGAACTTAAGAGATACCCTCTTGGATTCAGCAGTTTTCGGTTATGTTACTTTCCTTCAGTATGGTTCACAAGCCGCCATTTTGTTCTAGACCGCTGATGACTAGTCTCGGGTGTGTCTCTTAAATCAtctgagtgaaattaaatctcaAACTCTAGATGGGCGTAATTAGGCACAGGCACCTTAGCGACAAGTCTTTTTATTgcctattatttaaattttacctcCGTTTAAGTTAGGTTGGGACCACAACCGTTAAAAGAGTgactttttaaaaactatatcacatttttagtacTTCTTGAAAATTAGTTAAATACTGAACCCAATTATTCCAGAAAAGGCGAAAAAATGCTCGTTGAAGCCTAGTACTGGCAACTTCAAGCATTTCAGTTGAACAAAATGCGATGCCTCAGTAAAGAGAACTGACTTGAAAATTGCTGAATCTAAGATGGTGTCTCTGTATCTAAGGTGGTGGGATCCCCTCCAGCTAGGATATTTTCGTATCCTGCCGTAAATTTCGTAACATGTACCATTTTAAACCTCATTATGGCATACATTATAATGTATGACTTAAAGGATTGTGGCATCTACGGACTGAGTGACGTGCATGCATTACATCTGTTGTGAGTCACACGGTATGAAATACAGTGCATTACTTTTGATTACGGTTACCGACATGGGTGGagattcttccccccccccccctgtatcaAAAAGGAGGGCCCGGTTTCGCTTGCAAAATCTAACTGTGAAACAAGAATGTTAAACGTGATTTGCTCCATATTCAAAGCAATATATTACGTTCATTTGGTGCTGCCATATTTTTCCTTCTGTCCGGGATGCATATGGTTGGGTCATATGGAATTGCGTTATTTTTTTGTTGGCTTTCTGTATTTCAGAGTGCGTCGAAGACAAATGATTAAGGgcttgtatttttcgcgaaacgttttcgagactagctgagagttaaaacactgtagcatcgcctgtttttcgtgattggtcgagttttttttcaagtacatgtctactgtcagcacaccaataacagtaattcagtgcggatgCAATCGCGTCCTggatggcccggccaaataaggcaatgtctTTATTTGCAGTGGCCGCCAATTAAGGAAGAAACCGCTcgtgcaggcataccttatttcAATCTAATTggcgctcaatttttttttcgcgaaaagtgtcTGGCCTAACAATGAGCCAATGAAAATGTCATTTGAATGTACAGTGGTGTCCGTTTTAGAGGGCCTTCAAATAATGCGAATTTGGCGAGTCTCTACCAACGAGACAAAATTAAACACGTAAACTTAACTAATTTAAGAAGCAATAAATAATAATCTGAGCTGGAGAGGACCGTCAAACCTGAACAAGAAACTACTGTTGTGTTTTCTGCGAAAATAAAGCGAGACTTCAGGTAGTTAAGGTAAAAAAACTTCCATAGACGTTTACCGTCTGCAATAAAGAAGGAAGCCCATCGACCTGCCGACTGGACAACCGGGCTCCACTTTGTGTGGGACGCCCCGCCTTTGAAACAAAAGACTGCACACCAGTTCAGTGCCTTGCGCGCATAAGGTCGATGGGGCACTTGGTTCGCGTGCCTGTGTGAGCCTATTCGTCTCCTAGCTTCTGTGCGCCTCAGGAGTGTTCGGACGTCTCCAGGTAGAAGGGTGCCTTCAGGagattctttatttaaaaaacataatgattCTCAAGCTAATGAGAGAAGGGCACAAAAGAAATGAATGCTACATTCCATTCACTGCGGGTTTTTTCAGCtggggcaatttttttttgtcgtttctCTTGTGAGCACATTATGTGCTGACAATGAGAGtccatttcaaattttttaaaggaAGGAATGTGCATGCTCTATCGTCAACCCTAAGTAATCAAGTGTATGAATAGGTAAATACTAGAATTAAAATGTGATATTTAGGAGTGATATACACATGCGTTGAGGCTGCTTGTTAGTTTGTTACTTTTATACTGTGACTGCACTTAAAACAGATTGACAATAACCAAGGAACGGAGTAACACAAAGATACCAGAATGCCCAGTATAATAATTATGGTAACCTTTCGGATGCTACTTTCTTGTTAGTTACttatatttataacaataaataattctTACATATTGTCTTCCATTCAATATCCATTCAATTAACAAAATTTCTCGCAAGAGCTACGGTTTAAAATTTTACACAGGTATCTGTTCCcttgtgttttttctttgttctCTGGACATTGTGAATCCAGTTTTATAAGTTTAGATCAGTTCCATTCAGAGTGGCAGTGTAGTTGTATGTCGAATACAGGCAATATTGTGTTGTCTTCCTTAGCAGTAATATATGCAGTGAATATTCTAATGTGATTCCAACAAAGTTATTTGACATTTCTAAAAAACATAATGgttagtaaaatgtttttatattgaGACTTTTCTACGTTACCATGGCaaatttaatacttaaaaaaaatattgaacatttaatgttttaatttaaggttgaacagaatattttttttttttttttcaatagctgGTTGGTGGAGTTCACCATATCAGTATTGTTCGCTCTTAACATGTATTCCAGTAGATTGTTGTCCGAGAGATTTTTCagctgaaaacaaaataatttttgccttaacttcaaaaccacgaataagtatttaataaaaaaagaagtgtAATTTGTTTTTACTCTGACTTTTTGTCACAAgacctttttttgtttgttaccaaGATATTTCTTTACATCAGTAATGACTATTTATGCAAGTATGGTTgttattattgtattaaaaaactgATAATTATTTTCTTAGTGTGGTAACTGGAAGAAAATTGGACGAATGCCTTGTTCCTACTAACCTTGTTTAAACACAGCAATCAGACTACAAATTTGTATTTAGGTATATGTATTTAATCACACTCAGTAgttttttgtattgtatttatcTGCAACTTTAGGTACAGGGCTAAACTTATTTCAAGAAACAAGACAATAGTTATAGTGTTAGGTAAACAAAGAAATCTTAGCAAAAATATGCATATGTTAATCCAGTTCCTTGCCAAATTGGCCTATTGTCTCATGAGCCGCCATTAGCTTGTCTTGCAAAGTCGTATCATTTTATAATAAGCCATTTTTTAATACTTtggttttttataaaatatttacatttttctgaAAAACCTTTCAAAAGTGGTGGAAAATTCAGTTGGTTTAAAACTTGAAATGATTAGTAGCAACTGTTCTCCTAGCATGTATATTAGTCTCAAAACACTACACTTTGCTGAATCAAGGCACTACAATATTTATTTGAGAATGATGATCATATGATTCATAAGTGCAGTTATTTTTTCTGTGTGGTTTATtctaaatgtaaatttaaaaaataacattgtgTGGTGAAAAGACTGCTCAATATTTGGTCCAAACTTAAGCGGATTGAATATTATCTTAGGATGTGCCTTACATAGTCTAATCTTATAatctgtaataaataaattgcaaaaaaatatgaTTTGAAAGTAGGGATTTTGAAGCTGGAAATGTATTTCGGTTTTTTCATGTCCTTTACTTTGATTACAAGTGTTAAGtattaaaacagaattttttaaaaaaataatcttacatTGATAACATTATGCTACTAGTAAAGTACATAAGCATTCTGCATAATTTTAGAGATGTGTTCTGTCCTCTGTGTAATTTCATCATATCAGTTATTGTAAATAGTAGTTTATATCAATAAGTGTTTTTGTATAAAGAAACATTTAGCAAATTTCATGGTTATATATTCCCATGTCAGCTGCCATGGAATTTAACAAGCCTAAACAAAAGCCAA from Bacillus rossius redtenbacheri isolate Brsri chromosome 1, Brsri_v3, whole genome shotgun sequence includes these protein-coding regions:
- the LOC134538498 gene encoding innexin inx1-like: MIKLLGGLKDYLKWQDIVTDNAVFRLHNLFTTVLLLTCSIIITANQFVGNPIQCIVGKDLPSHVINTYCWITSTFTMPDAFLRQVGREVAHPGVANDFGDEDAKKYYTYYQWVCFALFFQAVLCYTPKWLWDSFEGGLMSTIVMGLNVGLCKEEEKIKKKKVLMDYLLRHLKRHNMYAIRYFMCEALCLVNIIGQLYFMNHFFDGEFFSYGLRVMAFSEQAQEERVDPMVYVFPRVTKCTFHKFGASGTIQKHDSLCVLPLNIVNEKTYIFIWFWFIILAVLLSGLVVYRAIILCLPGVRPRLLHARNRMVPREIAESLSRKTDIGDWWVLYMLGRNLDAIIYRELVSELAKKIETAASNSP